In Amycolatopsis coloradensis, one genomic interval encodes:
- a CDS encoding SapB/AmfS family lanthipeptide, producing the protein MELVLDLQALETPEVLEGGGGGSHGGASNLSLLASCANSTVSLLTCH; encoded by the coding sequence ATGGAACTGGTTCTCGACCTGCAGGCCCTGGAAACCCCCGAGGTCCTCGAGGGCGGCGGCGGTGGCAGCCACGGCGGCGCGAGCAACCTCAGCCTGCTGGCCTCCTGCGCCAACAGCACCGTCAGCCTGCTGACCTGCCACTGA